A segment of the Lactobacillus sp. ESL0700 genome:
TGTTTAGAATATCAAGGTCATATTTCGAGAATTGATATTGCAACTGATTTAATTGACTATAATTTTTCAGTTGATTCAATTGCTAAAAGAATTATGAATCAAGAATTGATATTTTTAAATAAACAAGGCAATCGAATTCCGTCGGGACGTTTGAAATTTATTAGTAATGCTGAAAAAGTAGAAACTATTTATGTTGGTGCTAGAACCAGCGATTGCTTTCTAAGAATTTATGATAAAAAGATTGAGCAAGATCGACCTGATGGACGTTATCGGAGTATGGCTAAAGGCTGTCATGATTGGTTACGTTTTGAAGGTGAATTTAAAGGTAAGACTGCTCATCAAATAGGTGAGTTAGTAGCTAAATTGAATAAGCAAGATATTTATTCAGACTTGTTAGGAATTGTGTTAGAGCGGTGGTCGCTAGTTGAATACAAAAAAGATTAATGAAAAATACAATCTTGCACCAGAATGGAAAGTTTTAACAGAATTAGCGAGTGGACTAGGAATTAATAACTTGGATCAAGAAAAAGCTAATTTAGATTTGTCGTTAAATAAAACAATAATGTGGTTTTTACTAGGTGGAGCTGCAGGTGTTTTGTATTTAATTAAAGATAATTACGGACAGGTAGGTTTAAATCAGTTTTACCAATTTTTAAATTCATATCTTGATAAACCTAACCAAATAGGCGGTATTAAGTTATCAGATTCGTTAATTAGAAAATCGCAATTCATTAAAACTGAAAGCGTTAGGCAAGATTTTTCAAGAATATTAAACAATTTACAACAAGAATTAAAAGATAGAGATACAGGAAAGGAAAAATAATGTTTGGTGATACATTATTGAACGCACGTCAAATAGCACAAAAGTTAGGCGTGAGTTATACATATTTTTTTAAATTAATTGATAACGGGTGCCCATATCATCAATTAACAGAAGATGGACGTAAATATTATGTCTTTGATGAAGTTCAAACTTGGCTTCTCTCTAAGCGAACATGTAAGGTCGTGAAGAAGT
Coding sequences within it:
- a CDS encoding replication initiation factor domain-containing protein; amino-acid sequence: MQEINMISIDQIRFYIPYVANKFHIEDIDELRLANKIFALSDYFEIKAESKGQNGYSKSYNFGSNEKKYISVMWNPDRKDMGISIDFTAVGKAVYEALVADYTGLKVDWQNLIKQVCLEYQGHISRIDIATDLIDYNFSVDSIAKRIMNQELIFLNKQGNRIPSGRLKFISNAEKVETIYVGARTSDCFLRIYDKKIEQDRPDGRYRSMAKGCHDWLRFEGEFKGKTAHQIGELVAKLNKQDIYSDLLGIVLERWSLVEYKKD